The genome window gttcttctttttctgttaattttttccccgaagcatgacgaaaaatataatcacgaattttggatgcttcgggggtaacaacaccagttccttcagcaaaagttggctttgttattttttctgcctcactttccaaggtttttgcctttgagggctctgagggcccagcttcggcttcagtatcttgctctggagctttagaacccgaagcttcgactgttgtttcaggagtgacggcagccttcttcggaggggtgcttgaagatttgatcgtttccagcacatctagcacattagccattctccttcttttcggagtcactgctggcactttttgatttcttactgtttcaatgtttgccacaggactcaaaacttctgatgttttggagtcctcgcttgcttcctttacctcttccattttttctgtgaatggcgcttcggccttctctttcgtttctggtaacaaaatttttgattgctccaattttgtcttcgttggtatttcggctgtttctgtgacttctggcagcaaagttggctcggctggtttttcagcttcggtggccgaagaagtctctccggtaaactcaggcaccgaagctggttcaatataacgcggtcgataagaaagaacctttatcttcttccttttcggttctggctcgctaggagcagctgcagtttcttcttttgcagaggttgtattttttctcttctgccttcgaatggggtagcaataatcagggtagacaaacccgatggcatcaaatacccgattcagccttttcttttttcggcctccgaaggctgctgacattgcagtatcttcggccttcgagtacgtcccaagcagctcatcacttaaattgtcaatgcttttcaaccactcatcatctggctcaataaatttatctccaaatttaaaagtgtacttaaacctgacaagtccaccttcgtcggcctctttaatggtttcttgtggcatttcccatttctccgcaagcggccacaccctgaaggcaatatgctcttgtaccaagtcccttgttcctataaaagagcagacaacgccgaaggctctttggcactcttcggcggcttcgttcatttcaaccttcggcctccgaaggccgaagctttgccaaataggacgcataattatacctttgatgtcttctcgtgctgataagtcattcttcacataaaaccattctgtcatccaatccccgggccatctcttccgaaaggttggtacgggacagcttgccccggaccgagaaacgaagctgtagcagccaaagttgttatggtactgttctttgccccaaggctttgtttcatataataattcatgaacattacagaagcttcttgcgtcaggcttcagaccttggcttctcgcggcccacacgaagatatttagccttataattgcctcgggagtaagttgatgaagatagacttcgaagattttcaacacctccacgacgaagctgctcaaggggaatcgcaatccagctttcaaaaagcttcgatacaccacaacttcattttcttcagggtgtggacaagttttttccccttcgtccgccctcacaatggacagatcccggaaataccttcctctcatattaacaagatgattctctttgatagttgatttaccataaactgaatggcttggtcgccaggggcgatcttcggagtcttcgccaccgctgtccacatcataactttcactgtcaccagtatcttcagacagcccttccagaatttccctggtgatcttttctgtgttggtcttcgacatcgctataagaaaccctaagttcttctcttcatcaagactcagcttcatctcagcagcagccttcttagcagcttcagacatcttcggaaacactaaaaaactgtttttaaaagccgaagcttcaaagctaaaaacttagcagatcacagtgcacaagagctaaaaaatgagtgagcaggagtggttggccagaaagcgtgcaaaataagtttgcggtatggccgtatttatacgcttgatgcgttgaaagttgaaagaccccacttgtcattgaatgttgctattctagcaaagggaaggtgttttttcggaccttcggcataaagccttcgttcatatcgcaatctgaatttattatttcaaacaaattaatattgcgaggggctactgttgggggccttcggcttccgaaggtcctcaaaaacatgatttaacagtgtttctagagtgtaatgtgtgaacaggtaccttcggacttatatcaaagagggagaacctcaaaagatacgaaggttggcagtgccgaagctgtgaagcaggaaagcttcggcatgttcgcagaaaagggaaccgacttaaagatgaaaaggccatttagacctcgatagattgctatggaattatcaccaaatgtaaagggcatgtatgtaattttgtatgggttgtatcccgtgcctataaataggtgaacagtacccccgtactgttcacgctgacttggcatttgcttttgcgtcacgcttgtactttttaccttctctcaggaccgaaggtacatttgtaatttgaaatcatttctatttttccatgttaataaaatagaaatgattctatgatgatgcttatattatatttcatgctttatatgaatccttcgtcattacttgttatgtttacgaaggtatgtctcttatgaccttcgaccgaaactcattatttcccgaagggacataatgcttcgaaggacgaaggactttaacacttaacactttttatgttgccttgttcttaactcttagcatttgagaacaagtccccaacacctcctTTCGAGCTTGGCATCAAACAATCCTCTATCCGGACACACGCATGGCACATTATTCGAAATCTTGTTGGATCTTCTGCGATACATGCGCATAGATAACGCCTTGATGTCATGCTCTTCAAAATCTTTCTAGCTGAGCTATGTTATCTTTCCGGTAGCACTTGTTTCCCCTGTGAGTCGACCCAATAACATAGCTTGGCCTTGACTTATTAGGGGTTTGCTTAAGCGGCCCATGGGTCGTGTCCATGCGAAGATGACCCATGGTTCATCTATCTCCCATAGACTATGTTTGTGATATGCAAGTTTTAATCTGAGAAGGGTTGCTGGTACGACCCACAAGTTCTGGTCACTTCTCCATCTCAGTTTTGAATCCTTGCTGAAATTTGGAGTTGTTTTGATCTCGTGTTCTTCCCCTTCCTTCTCTTGTAGTTTTATGGAGAATCCTCAAGTTCTTGTGATATGGGTGCTGTTGGGGATTGATTTATGAGGAGATAGACTCATTGGATCACTATGTATGCCCATGCGGTGCAGTTCTTGGTTGTGATCCGAGTTGAGTTCTCTTTGAGTCCGTTttgagaaaaccccaacaaaaccccatTACTCTCAGGATTTCTGATCTGCGCTTCAATTTCTATTTTGCTCGGTTCATACTTCACCAGTAAACATCTTCTACCTGACGCAAACTTTCTGTGAAGTTTGAAAATTTTCTAGGCATTTTTCAGTGCTTGGCACTGCCGCCCGTATGTGCAGCACTACTAGACCTAAGGCCGGCACTAACGCCCTAACTTCCTGGTGTTTCTAACTCTGACATTTTCTAGAAAGTTAGGTATACAGTTCTTAAAGTTTTTGGTGCATACAAACGACACTGGTTTGTATTGTACTCTGATATGCCGCTCTATGTCCCTAGTCCCTAGAGAGTTTCTAGGTTGACCTTTGGGGTCAAAGTCACGTGCTCGCAAGTCAAGAATTTttagtggctcccattcacccctcTCTGGTCACCTCACTGGTCCTACACGTACGTACTTTAGGACCTATACCCTTGGTTATCCTATAAATATCCTCGTCCGGCTACCGGATGGGACACCCTTGACAACACATTTGAGCTTCCCTACCATCCATTTTGTCGTGCATTGTTGTCTCACCTGCTCCCTAGTGTTTGGTCCCACGTGTCAGGACCCAACAATCATTCAACctcctatcaagaggtatttgCCTTTCTAGCTGCTAAGATATTTTTTCAAACCGTTCCTCAACTTTTTTCTGATCCTTATTTCTTGGCTTCTTATAATGAATTGGTATACCTAATAGGTAAAAGGAAACTCTTCGGCCTTACATCTAAAGATCTCCATGTAATTGTCTAAGTAATTCAGAGCATCACTAAAAGCAATACAATTCACTCTTATTAAAGTTGATTTTGAGTCCAAAGAGCTGCTAAAAAACATAGAGTAGAAGTCTAGTTAATGATAAGTTTTTGGCTCAAAGTCGATCTTATCAAGAATGTAGCCATACATATGATTAGCTATTAATGTAGGTGTCAGATTGCGGTGTGATTGCTCCACACATTCCAAAGTATAGTTATATTCCATAAAGATCGAGCATTGCCAATGAGTCTTCCATCTTCTTTTATAGGCATGAACTCACAAATGGCAACCCTCCTTTACACATTGAAACTCATATTCTTTCTTCCAGACTTTAGCACTTTGAATTCCTTCATCATAGATATAGGTCACTGCTTCACAACCTCCTTGATAGCATCAATAACACACTGTGCAAGAACATTGGCACCAATGTACCACTCGTGACACCTACTATCTTGAATGAAACGATTACTGAATCCACAATCCCTCCAATCAGCCGACACTACGTAGCCCTCATCATCTGATGAGTCGACCAGATCTTCTATCTACTCTGCCTCGAGGTCTTCATTTAACATCTATTGTACTAAATATGAGGTATAGTCTCACATTCATCAGCAAGTCCCCGTGGTTCAGGTTGACTAACATAACAGTCTACATCGTCAACATCATCTCCCTCTTATTGTCCTTGTGATTCTGCTTCACCACTGGTTGGAGAaccttgaactacatcatgtgccTTCTCATTAATCTGGACAAACATTGCAAGGTACCAGTCACCCCTCAAAGACGCCTCCATATACATCTTCTAATCTAAAGTGTTGTATATGTGCTTCAATTCCCATAGGCCAGTAAGAAGGGTCAAAGTTTGCACGGTCAAGAAATGACTCTCTGAGTTAACATTAAAAGAACATTACATCCATCTATAAATGGATTCAAAGCTCCTTTCCAAAGGTCTATCTATGCCACTTATTGTAGACTTGAACATTGACAAGTCAACTCCATTAGGACCGTGAATAACTTTAGTCACCGAAAAAATTGAAACTGTGTGTTGTTTGTCATATTTGTATAGGATAATTTAATATTCTTAGACAATTAACTAATGCACTTCCTATTGTATCTAAAACGGATAAAAAATAAAGAATATCTATGAGTTCGTACAAAAATGAGAGTTAATACCTAAACACCACTTCAAAGATCTTTTCTAAGAATTCACAGATCTAAGTACAAATATGTAATAAATGCTTCAATATCTAACCTTGAAAGAATCGTCGAGCCTACATAATAATTGCACTAGATAAACTTTAACATTAATATATGCACTAAATATTACTAAGAATTAACGAGTCTAATGCCTAACGCGTCTAGAAGAATAATAATTAAATATATCTATTAATTGCGACGGATCTAAACAACAAAACAAAAAAACTAAAAAAAAAGATATATTCTACAATTTATCGAACCTAACTACAAATACCTAATAAATACTACAATATACATTGTCATACAAATCCTATCACTAAAACAAACTAAGTAACTACATAAACATTAACAATTAATTTATAAAAAATATATGTCAGcttaacaaaaataggtaaaCTTTAACACATTGAGTGATGACAAGCAAAAAAATCGGACAGGAATTCGCTGCTATAGAACTACCTAAACCCTCTCACTCCCCTCTCGGAACTCTTCTCTGAATACTAACCTAAGCAAGCAAATGAGGAGGAAAACACTTATAGGGTATTCTGTCTGAGAAATATGGTAGTCCATCATTTTCTTATCACTCTAAATTTTTTGTTCAGTTTGTGGGAtgaaatgagttgatccatcaccatctTATTCCTCATAGTTTGTTAGTGAATTCTAATATTAGAAATAGAATTATTTCACCAAATCTGAGAAATAGACTTATAATGTATCATCTTATATTGAATAGAGTGATTTCTTAAACTAAACACTCCGTTATATATTGAGTGGATAGACCTACTGCTCATCCACGAGCGGCAGGTTAGGTGGCACTCCCATTCCAAATGGCGGCTTGTTTAGAAAAAAACCACAAAAGCCATAATTTATAGAAGTCAGGTCATAAAATTAAAAGATTTCGTTTATTTTGAAATGTAAAATGAAAAAGACGCATCCTCAGGACTATCATCTAGTAGTGGTAATAGATCACGATATAAATGCTTCTTTATAAAATAGTAGTAtattaaataaattttagttaaaATGAATAAAAATATGGTTCGATGTTAACCTGATctgatccttaaatcttatagtgtaaaatttagagtccaTTGTTATCCCTAGCTACACGACGACTACAACAACAATGGTGACACAAGGATGTGACCGAAGATGCATAGTGATCCTATATAGTACAGGTGTGCTGATCCAAAATCAGCGAGTTCTCCCCTTGCGGTTCAAGATCACGTTGATCGCCTTGAGGTGCTCGTCgttagagatatggagatgcacgCGAAGGTCACTGAGCAACCCCTCCTTCTCCCAGCTCAGCGGGTTGCCACTCGCATGGAACGCCTTCATGAGAGCAGCGTAGGCCTCCAGCTCCAGACGGTGGATTTGTTCCCGCGCCGTCGCCCCCATCTCATCCTTCGGGGGCTCGCCGTCACAATGTGGTTCTTTCTTGACGGGTGGTGCTTCTTTCTTGACGGGTTCCTGCTGATCATCGTCTTTACAAGGCCTGCTGGTGGGAGCTGGAGCTGCAGACCAATCCTTGCCGGTTTCGATGCTCCTGGTTCTGCTCTCACTGCCACTGCTGCAGTCATCTGAAGACGAGTCGGAATCACTGTGGTCATCGTCGTCTCCGTTTTCTTCCTCTTCCTCATCGTGTTCGTGCTGCTGCTGCCAATGGTCACTATCATCATCGGGATTAAAGCCTACTCTAACGTCGTTGTCACAATCTTTGCTCGTCTCGTCCTGCTTGTTGCTCAGGCACACGTTTGGGACTCGCACTTGTACCCCACGTCCTGGCTCTTGCTTAAGCCTCTTGGCGTCGTCCTGAAATCTCTTGGCACGGGTGCTTGTGTCAGAAGGTAACATTCCGAAGCTCCTCTTCTGCACGTGCGGCGTGAAGCCTGGCTCCATGGGCTTGGAGCCGATGTCCATGGCGGCGACGATGGCACGATGCGGCGTCGCGCTCGGGACGGCGATATGGTTATCCTGAAGGGAATCAACCAACCACAGCGAGATGTCAGGAAAACGTGCACCGCAGATGTAACAGAATCGATCTACTGCGTGCGCATGGGAGAGACGGCGATGGGCTTACCTGCTTGTGGATCGGGACCCAGACGTCGTCGTGCCTGAGCACCTGCCGGCCGCGGAGCCTCTGCAGCGGGACCGTCAGGATCTTGGCCGCGCCGACGATCTTGACGTCGAAGTGGCGAACGTCGGCGGCGGCTGAACCCTGGACCTCGGCGCACTTCCAGAGGCAATCACAGTCATCAAACACTTCCACCACGTCCCCGGCGTCCAGATCGTGCGGCACTGGCGCGGGCGGCGGGCGCGGGCGGACCGACTTCCTGCAGATGCGCCCGGACACCTCGCCGCAGTCGTTCCACCGCAGGGTGTACGAGTGGCCGTTGCCCCACGTGACCTCCCCGCCGCGCCACGCGCCcaccggcgatcccgcccgctgcGTCCACACCTCCACCTGGTCCCCTCTACGGATCCTCATCGCTCggccacgccgccgccgccgccaccgccgcgcgtCCGCTCTTGCCCTCCTCTACTTTTCTACTACAACTTGGCAAGTTCTTGGAGACTGTCTCAACAATCCAAGAGAAATCACCAAACAGCCGACGCGCCTGGATCGATGGAGATATAGAGAGCGCCGTTCGCCGAGTCGGCGGGCTCCATTTCCGCCTCGGATGCCGATCCAGTTGCAGGCGGATGCACGAAACGGAAAAAAAGTCCGCACGCGTATATCGTAATACATGTAGTCTAATCGAATCAAATGAATTCGAAGTTTGGCTTTGGCTGTTCAGTTTCGCACAGCAGGATAGGGAGAAAAAGGTGCGCGTAACTGAAGCCCGTGAAGATGGAGGTCAGGCAGGGAACGTTGTGTAtagggctggacaaaatactcgtggctcgtgagctcgctcgactcgtggccagctcggcttggctcgactcggctcgtttcaattttatcacgagctgagctaacatctcagctcggtttgttaacgagccagctcgacacgAGCTCGAGCCAACTCGTTAGCTCGAATGAGCTAGCATTTATCTGTAAAATAAAGTCTATACTTGTATTGGATGAATTAATAAGTGATGAACTATGTTAGTTTAGGGTTTAAATGATGTGATATATAAATTATGAGTATTGTTAGTCTTTTATAGTGTTAAATTAATATGAAATTAACTAgcaattgattatattgttgtatatatacatgtatattattttttgttgtagctcgcgagctaaacgagccagctcgagctcgcaaacgagccgagccgagctggttctCTGGCTCGGTTTCTTAACGAGTTGAGCCGAGTCAGCTCGGtcccttaacgagccagctcgagctcggtcgagctgagccgagctggctcgatatccacccctagttGTGTAGGACGCCGGCGGACGCCCAATCATCGTCCCGTGGAGCGCACCGGACAAGCAATGCGAGAGGGGGTTTCTTTTACCGTAGATAAACTCGGGATCTATGTCCACCAAATCAATTCTAAATCAATTCTAAATTGATAGGCCCAACACACCACATGACCatttttttaagaaaaacgaCAATATAAGAGTGACTTTATGAACGtgtcggagaccataattaggggtaccctcatggctcctaattctcagctggtaacctccatcagcacaaggctgcaaaggcctaatgggtgcaactaagtcaaggatcagtccattcgagagactcgatcacgcctcgcccgagcacagcctcgggcaagggcagccgaccccggaggatctacgtctcgcccgaggcccccttccagcgacgacgaacatacttccggctcgcccgaggcccagtcttcgtcaagaagcaaccctggccaaatcgccacaccaaccgaccaaatcgcaggggcatttaatgcaaaggtggcctgacacctttatcctgacgcacgtcccccggtcgacagagccgaagtgaccgcagtcacttcgccgctccactgaccggcctgacagaaggacagcgccgcctgcgccgctccgactgctgtgccactcgacagagtgaggctgacaggcagccaggcccggcctcaggcaccatagggaactccgctccgcccgacccagggctcggactcgggctcagccccggaagacagcaaactccgctccgcccgacccaaggctcggactcgggctcggccccggaagacggcgaactccgctccgcccgacccagggctcggactcgggctcagccccggaagacgacgaactccgcttcgcccgaccccagggctcggactcaaccctggcctcggccgacggtctccgcctcgcccgacccagaggctcggactcgacctcggccacggaagacagactcaacctcgacctcggaggagcctccacatcgcccaacctagggcgcaaaccggccacgtcaacaggaggcgccatcattaccctaccccaagctgactcaggctacggggaacaagaccggcgtcccatctggctcactccgccagacaagtaatgatggcgccccgcacgctctatgaggacggtggctctcagcccccttacggaagcaagaggacgtcagcaaggactcgacagccccgacagttgtccttccgccaggctccagcgctcctccgacggccacgacaccacacgaaccgggtgccaaaacctctccggctgccacgatggcatgtacttagggtgctagccctcctccgctagacacgttagcactctgctacacccccattgtacacctggatcctctccttgcgcctataaaaggaaggaccagggccctcttagagagggttggccgcgcggggaagaggacgggacaggcgctcgcgtgaggccgcttgctccccctcccgcgtggacgcttgtaaccccctactgcaagcgcacccgacctggacgcgggacaaacacgaaggccgcgggatttccacctctctcacgcccgtctccttttcccccttcgcgctccgtctcacgccgacccatctgggctggggcacgcggcgatatttcactcgtcggtccagggaccccctcggtctcgaaacgccgacagaacgAAAAAAAATATTTTAGTAAAATACTATTCGACAACTTTTTATTGTCATACTCTATTTTAGATTTATCGCCACACGAAGACAGAGAATGTATATAAGATATAGAAAAATCGATAGAGGATGAAAAAAATACAGAGAGTAATTTTTATTTAAATCTTTACTAATATAAAACACGATGAAAGAATTTCGTCGTACGTAGTGGGGTCGCCCTTACAACATCTTCAAAAGTATCTCTAAATCGGTGTCCTATTTTAAAATATAGGACTGAACTCATAAAAAATAACTCAATCAATAATTCTATACTAtatttaaagcaccagtttcaacggtcgtttcacgtcattttttttacaaataacctctcACAACTATTCAAATTAATCCGATGCACGCCTATAGTTGACCAAACGACAACCCGGCATGGGTCAAACGCCCgtgggccacaactctggcctaggcacgtcatgccgattgtgtcgggccagcccgttagcccgtcgactcatttgattaaatcaacgtaaaatattaaaaaatgGTGCAGAAtgtggggtttgaacccatgcCCTATAATAGAAGAAGGGGTGGGAGACACTAGGTGAAGCTACCTAACTAGTAGAACTTCATGCTCAaatatttttaatattgaatataaattatatatacgTATAcacatttttttgtaaaataaaaaaaaatataatcgtgtcgagccgggccagcactacgggtcgatgctacaacccaagcacgacacgacgttcttggctcttgcaaacattaagtcatttctgagaccacattggcgcaatggactcaatggtgtttgaggttgctgaattggatggagtaaCAATGATttatcacactaacagtaaaataaaaggttatttgttggttttaaacgttagtaattgctacgaagtagcataatttatatggagtacatcaagtttttattgatgcctgacttaagcaatcactccatattttgatctatttttttataagtttgagttcatgtaacttattttagaaacttgaacacacaaactttctcttatttggtctctgtatggtggaattatgttattttataatctctgttcattcagtcagtcgttgtgaactctcttctaatcgctcacttcattggtcgtgtagTACCAAAatatattggatggagtaaacaataacatcaattagccaaatcaaaaaaaaatATACGGGGAGCGGAGATAATCAATAAAAAGTTATTGAAATTTTTTTGTGGATACTTTACATGGAtactgttgtaagccgtcgcaacacaCGGGCAACGACTAGTTATTTTACAATGTTTATCAAAAAAATATAGAACACACCATGAAAGTAATCCAAATATACTATAACTCATTTAGTGCATTATTATTGTTTTCATTATCATTCTTATTATTTTCTTTCttaataatatatttttatttcatAAAACACATGATTTAAGACTTAACTATTAGAGCTCGGTTTGTTTTTAAGTGCCTTAAATATGTTAAATATTGTGGAATTTTAATTTTTAGCATACTATTTTAATACACGCTGTTGAAGATACTCATAAACTATCTCAACGCACTCTATGCCTCATTTTCAATTTTACTCGCTATTTTAAACTCCAATATtcatggtgtgtttggtttgtagaGTCACCCAATGCTTCATGAGGTGATGCATCGTAAGTTCATTCCAttaattttggtggaatcaacccaTTCCTCATATATATACTAATTGTTAGTTTATAAGGAAtggggtggtgatggatcaactcattctattcctcaaaccaaataaaaatgtgaggagtgagaagaaaaTGGATCACTCcattctcaaaccaaacactccctATGTAAAATGCAAACCGTATAGCGTGCGCCAGCCCGCGCGCATGCAAACCGCCGGCCGCCTCGCTTTTTTTTATTGGCCGCATGCAAATCGTGAAATCGCATGCAAGTACTGGCGCATACTCCGTAGTCCGTACAAGCTGCATGTTGTCTCGCATAGTCGCATGCAAGTACGCATGCACGTCCTCTAGGGTTCGATCCTAAGACTGACTGCAACAAGGACAGATAAACGGTATGTCCAATAAATTTAGCGTACAATAACCTCATGTATCCGTCTAACAAGGAATGGCACAATATCCACTAAATTTATAGGGCATCATCGGAGACTCTAAACGTAGCGGATGTTGGACGTCCGTATAATTTCCTCCCTCTCCCACTACCGAAATCAGGCACTCGACAAAACCGGAAAAATActtggcaaagtctttgccgagtgtggtactcggcaaagagggcttggCGAACAGTACATCGGCGAAGACTGCTTTGCCGCGTAATTTttatcaggcactcggcaaagaaaaacggTTGTCACGGCGccggggtgacggagacggcgcctttgccgagtgtctcctaatacactcggcaaagaagttacctctttgccgagtgtcttccgaCCTGCACTCGGCAAATGATCTACCAGTGGGTCCCTTTGTCAGgttttttgccgagtgctctatatggcactcggcaaagaagctataccggtgcccaggtattgcttctctgccgagtgctatggccctgacactcggcaaagcacctctttgtcgagtgtaacactcggcaaagtgaacaGTATACacattttttatttgtttttttctattccatccaaacaaacaaaagattacacatatacatcacatatagcacatatatacatcacagatatactcacagacataaatatccaacacaaacataaatatcccagttgtcaacacaaacataagtatcaagaccataagtctcaagctctgacataagtatccaaca of Zea mays cultivar B73 chromosome 8, Zm-B73-REFERENCE-NAM-5.0, whole genome shotgun sequence contains these proteins:
- the LOC103636063 gene encoding uncharacterized protein; the protein is MRIRRGDQVEVWTQRAGSPVGAWRGGEVTWGNGHSYTLRWNDCGEVSGRICRKSVRPRPPPAPVPHDLDAGDVVEVFDDCDCLWKCAEVQGSAAADVRHFDVKIVGAAKILTVPLQRLRGRQVLRHDDVWVPIHKQDNHIAVPSATPHRAIVAAMDIGSKPMEPGFTPHVQKRSFGMLPSDTSTRAKRFQDDAKRLKQEPGRGVQVRVPNVCLSNKQDETSKDCDNDVRVGFNPDDDSDHWQQQHEHDEEEEENGDDDDHSDSDSSSDDCSSGSESRTRSIETGKDWSAAPAPTSRPCKDDDQQEPVKKEAPPVKKEPHCDGEPPKDEMGATAREQIHRLELEAYAALMKAFHASGNPLSWEKEGLLSDLRVHLHISNDEHLKAINVILNRKGRTR